In Lycium barbarum isolate Lr01 chromosome 9, ASM1917538v2, whole genome shotgun sequence, the DNA window GCGTCACTCAAAAGAAGAGAattaaattgaagtgcatacgtgtatatataagaaaagaataaatatttagtatcATGACATATGTCTAAGTGAAATCAAAAAGTAATTAGTTaacgtgtacaatttatataatttttgatACCAATTTGCATTGCAATGTTGGTCCTCCCTTCAagtttatatataatagaaatatgcTTGTTAGCACCATGGGTGGCGATTTAATTCACTAGTCCGCTTTCAGTTTAATtactttacaaaaaaaaaaaaatgcataattAAGTTTCcttttttacttaaaaaaaaaaagggaataacCAATCAATAATTTATCCGCAGCCAACTTTGACcacaaaaaattaaataattataaTTGGGAGCGAGTTGGTATAATTTTATATTGCACCAATAGTAATAGTAGCATCTACTTTTAATTTAGAAGAACTGCAAAATTTAGAAGAACTGCAAAACTCTTAAGACACAATGGATTACTATACACTTTATGTGTTGGGATTAATCTTTGCCTGCAGTTTGCTCTTTGTTCTATCAAAAATACACAGCAAAAAGCTTCCACCAGGTCCATCCCCATGGCCAATTATTGGAAACCTTCACTTGTTAGGTGCAAAACCTCATATATCACTAGCCAATCTTGCACAAATTTATGGTCCAATCATGAGTTTAAGATTAGGCCAAATAACCGCAGTGGTCATTTCTTCATCATCCATGGCAAAACAAGTCCTCAAAAATCAAGATCAAGCGTTTTCAACTAGATTTATTCCTAATGCCCTTCAAGCACACAACCATTACCAATTTTCTGTGGTATTTCTTCCTGTTTGTCCTCAATGGAGAACACTTAGGAGAATCTTGAACACCAATATTCTCTCTTCCAATAGGCTTGATGCAAATCAACATCTAAGATCTCAAAAAGTGAAAGAATTGATTGCTTATTGTACAAAATGTAGTCAAGAAGGTGCAGCTTTGGATGTAGGTCAAGCTGCTTTCAAGACGAATCTCAATTTGTTTTCCAACACCATTTTCTCCAAGGACTTGGCTGACCCTTTCTCGAATTCAGAGGTAGAGCTCAAGAACTTGATTGTGACACCCTAACCCCCATTTTGAGTACTAAACAGTGCATTAGATAAACTAGAGAATAGTTGATATAACTGTTTGTGACCCTTTGGAATTCAAAGGTAGAGCTGAAGATTGTAATTATGATACCTTTAATTATTTCTAGTTTTAGCTTTTTTTGTCTTAAGATGGTTAGTTGAATATGTTACACTATTGATATAATGGTAGATCAACCTGGTTGTGACACATTAACCCCTCGTTTTGACTTTTTATGTATTGAATGTTCATTGAATATGTTACTTTTGACATATTTGTTTAACTCTTTACGAGTCTTTTCTTGGATTCAAAGGTAGAGCTCAAGGAAGTAATTTGGAGCATCGCGGCTGAGGCTGGGAAGCCTAACCTAGTGGATTTTTTCCCTATACTTGAAAGGATTGATCCTCAAGGGATAAGGCGTCGCATAACCATTCAATTTGGTAAGTTATTTAAGCTTTTCGATGATTTGATCAATGAGCGATTGGAAGAAAAAAGAAGGGGAAGCAGTGAAAAGAGTGATGTTTTGGAAGTGCTCCTCAACATCAACGCAAAAAATCCTGAAGAGATTAATCAGAATCACATCAAGTCCATGTTCCTGGTTTGTGCTCTTCTCTTTTATCCCGTAAATTACTTTAAATTTCAAAGATGCAAATTTTGATCCTTattcaattttttcaaaaaaatgtgtataaataaaagaaaacagTATGTACTTGTTTAAAATGCATAGTGTTTGCTAAGCTGAATTGTAAATGATAATCCATGATAGTTTCTTTTTAATTGCATCGTCTATAATATGTTCTTTTTGGGCAAATTGTTCTTTCCTGCTGCAGTGTCTTTTATCCATCTACCAAAATGACATAGTATTGTAAATATTTTTCCCAATTGAACGAGAGAGCCTTATATATGCAAAAACTAGCAAAGAAAAAAACTCTCATACTAAGTTTGTCATATTATATTTTTAAGAGAATTGCAAATGTTACAGGACCTATTTGCTGCTGGAACTGATACAAGTACAAGCACATTAGAATGGGGGATGACAGAACTACTTAGACAaccaaaaattatgaaaaaagtCCAAGCTGAGCTTGCAGAAGTCATTGGAAAAGGAAAATCGGTAGAAGAAACTGATGCTCCTCGACTTCCTTACTTGCAATGCATTATCAAAGAAACTTTAAGAATGCACCCACCACTTCCGTTTCTAGTCCCACGCAAAGTGGAGCAAGATGTTGAATTATGTGACTACACTATCCCGAAGGGATCACAGGTACTAATTAACGCATGGGCGATTGGTCGAGATTCCACTTTCCGGGAGGACCCTTTAGTGTTTAAACCCGAGAGGTTTTGGAATTCTGATTTGGATATGCAAGGGAAAGATTTTGAATTAATTCCATTTGGTATGGGCCGAAGAATATGCCCCGGCTTGCCACTAGCATTGAGAATGGTCCCGGTAATGTTGGGATCAATCTTGAATTCCTTTAACTAGAAACCCGAAGAAGACATTGGGCCAGAAGAATTGGCCATGGAGGAGAAGTTTGGTATCGCCTTAGCCAAAGCCCGTCCTTTGCGAGCTATTCCGTCGCCTATTCTTGATGttgcctaatatatatatatatatatatatacacacacgctATAGATGGGCATGGACCGTGCTCACCACGGGCCCAACATCTTACATTTTaaaatagcataatagcatatgcATGAAGAAACACAACTATAAGTATTTCCAGCTACATTGACGTAAAAGCATGTCGAATAAGTACTGTAAACTGTTGATGTAAGAGTATGTCGAATAAGTACTTAACATTACACTGGAGAATGCCTTTCATCGGTCCTATAGGCATTTTACATATCCCAAACAAAATAACATGAGTAATGTGTAAACTCGGGTAATCCAAGAATTGAACTGCCACAAGCTATATTTTGTTTCCCTCGTTCTTTGAAGTTGTAGGTCCTTAAGTTGTGTTTGTAGTCGTAGTGTACCACTGTCAGAGGTCTCCAAATCTGCACAACCACATCACAATATTACATAAACGCACGTAGGCAATATATCTAAAAGACAAAATTTGAT includes these proteins:
- the LOC132611258 gene encoding geraniol 8-hydroxylase-like, which codes for MDYYTLYVLGLIFACSLLFVLSKIHSKKLPPGPSPWPIIGNLHLLGAKPHISLANLAQIYGPIMSLRLGQITAVVISSSSMAKQVLKNQDQAFSTRFIPNALQAHNHYQFSVVFLPVCPQWRTLRRILNTNILSSNRLDANQHLRSQKVKELIAYCTKCSQEGAALDVGQAAFKTNLNLFSNTIFSKDLADPFSNSEVELKEVIWSIAAEAGKPNLVDFFPILERIDPQGIRRRITIQFGKLFKLFDDLINERLEEKRRGSSEKSDVLEVLLNINAKNPEEINQNHIKSMFLDLFAAGTDTSTSTLEWGMTELLRQPKIMKKVQAELAEVIGKGKSVEETDAPRLPYLQCIIKETLRMHPPLPFLVPRKVEQDVELCDYTIPKGSQVLINAWAIGRDSTFREDPLVFKPERFWNSDLDMQGKDFELIPFGMGRRICPGLPLALRMVPVMLGSILNSFN